In Harmonia axyridis chromosome 6, icHarAxyr1.1, whole genome shotgun sequence, a single window of DNA contains:
- the LOC123682971 gene encoding dihydrolipoyl dehydrogenase, mitochondrial-like isoform X2, which translates to MSINESTSIECFSTHFSISTMFMFCGKSWLTGRLKFRDCGKLYRDFCCERVKADLAIVGVGPAGLFGSFRAVENGFKNIVVIDKYPTMGGNCISYGCIPTKCLLKCSHTYHLMKKGFFALQGIVTSEPKLDLDQMMRTKAKVMKDLSDYMQNAFKAKGIRIIRGKATICGCNQLSVDGNDGKNSVVESDIILLATGSTFRPLPGVVIDEKRIVSSNGAMILQEVPKRMTVIGAGIIGLEMGSIWSDLGSEVTIISHDNSIVGPTLDRDIKKKYLKILQEQGLNFMFETKVVCASNCDNCVRYQTADKDGKNNKELECDVLMVAIGRMPYTEGLCLERAGIETNKGGFIPINRHYQTCNPNFYAVGDITPGPMTAHKAIEDVMDILNGKDVHIDFDHIPLAIYTHPEVACVGKNEDQLKKEGHPYRVSWSTFDTCARARTDLNKTGYIKALICTYTDRILGTHIIGAQAGEIINEVTVAQQYGLTAENLARVVHAHPTYAKMLKTTFLH; encoded by the exons ATGTCAATCAATGAATCAACTAGTATAGAATGTTTTTCAactcatttttcaatatcaaccaTGTTTATGTTTTGTGGGAAATCATGGTTAACA GGGAGACTGAAATTTCGTGATTGCGGAAAATTATACCGTGACTTCTGCTGCGAGAGGGTCAAGGCGGACTTGGCTATAGTTGGAGTTGGGCCAGCTGGACTTTTTGGGTCATTCAGAGCTGTAGAAAATGGATTCAAGAAT ATTGTTGTGATCGATAAATATCCAACTATGGGTGGCAATTGCATTAGTTATGGTTGTATTCCAACGAAATGCCTGTTGAAGTGCTCCCACACATATCACCTGATGAAGAAAGGATTTTTTGCACTTCAAGGAATTGTCA catCTGAACCTAAACTCGATCTAGACCAAATGATGAGGACGAAGGCTAAGGTGATGAAGGATCTCAGCGATTATATGCAGAATGCTTTCAAGGCGAAAGGAATAAGAATTATAAGAGGAAAGGCGACTATATGTGGTTGTAACCAACTGTCAGTAGATGGAAATGATGGAAAGAACTCAGTTGTTGAGTCTGACATTATCCTGCTAGCAACTGGATCGACATTCCGCCCACTTCCTGGCGTAGTG ATAGATGAGAAGCGGATAGTTTCGTCGAATGGTGCTATGATTTTGCAAGAAGTTCCTAAGCGTATGACGGTGATTGGGGCTGGCATAATAGGTTTGGAGATG GGAAGCATCTGGTCGGACCTTGGGTCTGAAGTGACTATAATTTCCCACGATAACTCGATTGTCGGACCGACTTTGGACAGGGACATCAAGAAGAAATACCTCAAGATATTGCAAGAACAAGGTTTGAACTTCATGTTCGAGACGAAAGTCGTGTGCGCCAGCAACTGTGATAATTGCGTGAGATATCAAACAGCGGACAAAGATGGAAAGAACAATAAAGAG CTCGAATGTGATGTCTTAATGGTAGCTATAGGAAGAATGCCATACACCGAAGGCCTCTGTTTGGAAAGGGCTGGAATTGAGACTAATAAAGGAGGATTTATACCAATTAACAGACATTATCAGACATGTAATCCCAATTTCTATGCGGTTGGCGATATCACACCTGGTCCTATGACCGCTCACAAGGCTATAGAAGATG TGATGGATATACTAAATGGCAAGGATGTTCACATAGACTTCGATCATATTCCTCTGGCCATATACACCCATCCAGAAGTTGCTTGCGTGGGAAAAAATGAGGACCAGTTGAAGAAAGAAGGACATCCTTATCGG GTATCGTGGTCTACATTCGACACATGCGCAAGGGCACGGACAGATTTGAACAAAACTGGTTATATTAAAGCTCTTATTTGTACATACACAGACAGAATCTTAGGAACTCATATAATAGGAGCGCAAGCTGGGGAAATCATAAATGAAGTGACTGTGGCGCAGCAGTATGGATTAACCGCTGAGAACTTGGCTAGAGTAGTTCATGCTCACCCTACATATGCAAAAATGTTGAAGACGACATTTCtgcattga
- the LOC123682972 gene encoding trichohyalin-like, which translates to MVEKEIGSFLFLSGKSYSRLMRHLHRKEIEDENMVREKAYKEELKKISNEMAERWPDSIQNIKHREQERREMKEHILEEMRTKQMEYFKEFHRKEREQILHDIRQRMKMKRAPNSSLSNALVESHIRAENKANIKLKMEIKREEEENEARWAESVHEAVKEFKQNEEEKKCIAREKSKLLQAFQLKQIKDKMDSELQERQKRMKEEQEDLKKLEQEIKDRKNNEIEDFRNRKMSVKRYMSALSQRKEREKNSHLKEEAEMEEVCSIYNDFYTKRGCFILKQKKQEIEELREEKHKMGIANMQVEECKGIEENRIYLKQYGEEENKYQQKKAQEDDRKKKMIEERNSLYSDCMTKSQKRDEVTEEVKRFRLAERLKDMEEHRKYDVERRKQIRESEIDFTKEWDKQKILRKEYAPKNTPEKFVDFHGIEDERFFAYAKDVLDDVKRKGMEDYPIKREMNKYSKKNKLPMHLEDSLEKRNIAQPTPMNQVKLPKI; encoded by the exons ATGGTGGAAAAAGAGATTGGTTCTTTTCTGTTTTTATCCGGTAAAAGTTACTCGAGGTTGATGAGACACCTTCATCGAAAAGAAATAGAAGATGAGAATATGGTTCGAGAAAAAGCTTACAAagaagaattgaagaaaatttctaATGAGATGGCTGAACGGTGGCCTGATTCTATACAA AACATCAAGCATAGGGAGCAAGAACGCAGGGAAATGAAAGAACACATTTtagaagaaatgagaacaaagCAAATGGAATATTTTAAAGAATTCCACAGGAAAGAGAGAGAACAGATTCTTCATGATATAAGACAAaggatgaaaatgaaaagagCTCCAAACTCGTCTTTGTCTAATGCACTGGTGGAATCACATATTAGAGCAGAGAATAAGGCCAATATCAAGTTGAAAATGGAGATAAAACgcgaagaagaagaaaacgaaGCCAGATGGGCTGAATCAGTTCATGAAGCCGTTAAAGAATTCAAACAAAATGAGGAGGAGAAGAAATGTATAGCAAGAGAAAAGTCTAAATTGCTTCAAGCGTTCCAGTTGAAACA aattaaagATAAGATGGACTCAGAATTACAGGAAAGACAGAAAAGAATGAAAGAGGAACaagaagatttgaagaaattgGAACAAGAAATCAAGGATCGaaagaataatgaaatagagGAT TTCAGAAATCGTAAAATGAGTGTGAAAAGATATATGAGTGCTCTTTCGCAGAGAAAAGAAAGAGAGAAAAACAGTCATCTTAAAGAAGAAGCAGAAATGGAAGAAGTTTGTTCTATATACAACGATTTTTATACGAAAAGAGGATGCTTTATTCTGAAGCAGAAAAAACAG GAAATTGAGGAATTAAGAGAAGAGAAACACAAAATGGGCATTGCCAATATGCAAGTAGAGGAGTGCAAAGGAATTGAGGAGAATCGAATTTATTTGAAGCAATATGGAGAAGAAGAAAATAA GTATCAACAGAAAAAAGCTCAAGAAGAtgacagaaaaaagaaaatgattGAAGAAAGAAATTCGCTGTATTCCGACTGCATGACAAAATCCCAGAAAAGAGACGAAGTAACTGAAGAAGTAAAAAGATTCAGATTGGCTGAACGTCTGAAAGACATGGAAGAACACAGAAAATACGATGTAGAGAGAAGGAAGCAAATTAGAGAATCCGAAATTGATTTCACAAAGGAATGGGATAAGCAAAAA ATATTGAGGAAAGAATATGCTCCAAAGAACACTCCTGAGAAGTTTGTGGATTTTCATGGAATTGAAGATGAAAGATTTTTTGCTTATGCAAAGGATGTTCTGGACGATGTTAAAAGGAAAGGGATGGAAGATTATCCGATCAAGAGAGAAATGAAT AAATACTCTAAGAAAAATAAACTACCCATGCATCTAGAAGACAGTttggaaaaaagaaatattgcaCAACCAACTCCAATGAATCAAGTGAAGCTGCCAAAAATTTGA
- the LOC123682971 gene encoding dihydrolipoyl dehydrogenase, mitochondrial-like isoform X1, producing the protein MSINESTSIECFSTHFSISTMFMFCGKSWLTGRLKFRDCGKLYRDFCCERVKADLAIVGVGPAGLFGSFRAVENGFKNIVVIDKYPTMGGNCISYGCIPTKCLLKCSHTYHLMKKGFFALQGIVTSEPKLDLDQMMRTKAKVMKDLSDYMQNAFKAKGIRIIRGKATICGCNQLSVDGNDGKNSVVESDIILLATGSTFRPLPGVVIDEKRIVSSNGAMILQEVPKRMTVIGAGIIGLEMGSIWSDLGSEVTIISHDNSIVGPTLDRDIKKKYLKILQEQGLNFMFETKVVCASNCDNCVRYQTADKDGKNNKELECDVLMVAIGRMPYTEGLCLERAGIETNKGGFIPINRHYQTCNPNFYAVGDITPGPMTAHKAIEDGILVMDILNGKDVHIDFDHIPLAIYTHPEVACVGKNEDQLKKEGHPYRVSWSTFDTCARARTDLNKTGYIKALICTYTDRILGTHIIGAQAGEIINEVTVAQQYGLTAENLARVVHAHPTYAKMLKTTFLH; encoded by the exons ATGTCAATCAATGAATCAACTAGTATAGAATGTTTTTCAactcatttttcaatatcaaccaTGTTTATGTTTTGTGGGAAATCATGGTTAACA GGGAGACTGAAATTTCGTGATTGCGGAAAATTATACCGTGACTTCTGCTGCGAGAGGGTCAAGGCGGACTTGGCTATAGTTGGAGTTGGGCCAGCTGGACTTTTTGGGTCATTCAGAGCTGTAGAAAATGGATTCAAGAAT ATTGTTGTGATCGATAAATATCCAACTATGGGTGGCAATTGCATTAGTTATGGTTGTATTCCAACGAAATGCCTGTTGAAGTGCTCCCACACATATCACCTGATGAAGAAAGGATTTTTTGCACTTCAAGGAATTGTCA catCTGAACCTAAACTCGATCTAGACCAAATGATGAGGACGAAGGCTAAGGTGATGAAGGATCTCAGCGATTATATGCAGAATGCTTTCAAGGCGAAAGGAATAAGAATTATAAGAGGAAAGGCGACTATATGTGGTTGTAACCAACTGTCAGTAGATGGAAATGATGGAAAGAACTCAGTTGTTGAGTCTGACATTATCCTGCTAGCAACTGGATCGACATTCCGCCCACTTCCTGGCGTAGTG ATAGATGAGAAGCGGATAGTTTCGTCGAATGGTGCTATGATTTTGCAAGAAGTTCCTAAGCGTATGACGGTGATTGGGGCTGGCATAATAGGTTTGGAGATG GGAAGCATCTGGTCGGACCTTGGGTCTGAAGTGACTATAATTTCCCACGATAACTCGATTGTCGGACCGACTTTGGACAGGGACATCAAGAAGAAATACCTCAAGATATTGCAAGAACAAGGTTTGAACTTCATGTTCGAGACGAAAGTCGTGTGCGCCAGCAACTGTGATAATTGCGTGAGATATCAAACAGCGGACAAAGATGGAAAGAACAATAAAGAG CTCGAATGTGATGTCTTAATGGTAGCTATAGGAAGAATGCCATACACCGAAGGCCTCTGTTTGGAAAGGGCTGGAATTGAGACTAATAAAGGAGGATTTATACCAATTAACAGACATTATCAGACATGTAATCCCAATTTCTATGCGGTTGGCGATATCACACCTGGTCCTATGACCGCTCACAAGGCTATAGAAGATG GAATTTTAGTGATGGATATACTAAATGGCAAGGATGTTCACATAGACTTCGATCATATTCCTCTGGCCATATACACCCATCCAGAAGTTGCTTGCGTGGGAAAAAATGAGGACCAGTTGAAGAAAGAAGGACATCCTTATCGG GTATCGTGGTCTACATTCGACACATGCGCAAGGGCACGGACAGATTTGAACAAAACTGGTTATATTAAAGCTCTTATTTGTACATACACAGACAGAATCTTAGGAACTCATATAATAGGAGCGCAAGCTGGGGAAATCATAAATGAAGTGACTGTGGCGCAGCAGTATGGATTAACCGCTGAGAACTTGGCTAGAGTAGTTCATGCTCACCCTACATATGCAAAAATGTTGAAGACGACATTTCtgcattga